Proteins encoded in a region of the Ruegeria sp. AD91A genome:
- a CDS encoding HdeD family acid-resistance protein yields MSDWIKWLLLGFLSIAFGVFALGNAIAASLAVTVVTGALLLIAGAMQVVGGFTVEGTGNKILSLIMGVVMLFLGWSFLDHPLQGTLTLATVMLILFMAGGIARVILSFQMKGTQFFWPTIISGILSIILAGIIWSYASSEPAALLSLLGILLGIEMLFNGFGLVFMALFLKSAPKGETTEAKEA; encoded by the coding sequence ATGAGTGACTGGATTAAATGGCTCCTGCTGGGGTTTCTATCGATAGCGTTTGGCGTCTTTGCGCTGGGCAATGCGATTGCGGCTTCGCTTGCCGTAACGGTCGTGACCGGCGCGCTACTGCTGATTGCGGGCGCGATGCAGGTGGTCGGCGGTTTCACCGTCGAAGGCACAGGCAACAAGATTCTGTCACTTATCATGGGTGTAGTCATGCTGTTCCTGGGCTGGTCCTTTCTGGATCACCCGTTACAGGGAACGCTGACGCTGGCGACCGTGATGCTAATCCTGTTCATGGCAGGCGGCATTGCACGGGTCATTCTGTCGTTCCAGATGAAAGGAACACAGTTTTTCTGGCCCACGATCATCTCGGGCATATTGTCGATCATCCTCGCAGGTATCATCTGGTCTTACGCAAGCAGCGAACCCGCCGCTTTGCTGAGCCTTCTGGGTATCCTGCTGGGCATCGAGATGCTGTTTAACGGGTTCGGATTGGTGTTCATGGCGCTCTTCTTAAAAAGTGCACCCAAGGGCGAAACAACAGAAGCGAAAGAAGCTTAA
- a CDS encoding redoxin domain-containing protein, whose amino-acid sequence MLTPGNPVPALKIETVAHGSFDLDADKGENGTLVIQYRGLHCPICIRQMAEVEAALDDFAALGVEVIMITTDTAERATETAEKAGASRLRVGHSLPLSAARDDWGLNISIKREGSAEPDMFAEPGHFYVAPDRTLYYAWQQTTPFGRPSMSDISGGLKFTLGNNYPARGTYTGLL is encoded by the coding sequence ATGCTGACACCTGGAAATCCAGTTCCTGCGCTGAAAATCGAAACTGTTGCCCATGGCAGCTTCGATCTTGACGCGGACAAGGGCGAAAACGGGACGCTGGTGATTCAATATCGCGGGCTGCATTGCCCGATCTGCATCAGGCAGATGGCCGAGGTCGAAGCGGCGCTGGATGACTTCGCGGCGCTGGGCGTCGAGGTCATCATGATCACCACCGATACAGCCGAGCGCGCGACGGAAACCGCCGAAAAAGCCGGAGCGTCGCGCCTGCGTGTGGGTCACAGCTTGCCGCTGTCTGCAGCGCGGGACGATTGGGGACTGAACATCTCGATCAAGCGCGAAGGCAGCGCCGAACCGGACATGTTCGCAGAGCCCGGACATTTCTACGTCGCACCCGACCGGACGCTGTACTACGCGTGGCAACAGACCACGCCTTTCGGTCGCCCGTCGATGTCGGATATTTCAGGTGGCTTGAAATTCACACTGGGCAACAACTATCCAGCGCGTGGAACTTATACTGGCCTGCTTTGA
- a CDS encoding epimerase: MAQTALVLGASGRFGRNAALAFRHAGWDVTEFDRRSGTLSQAARGVDVIVNGWNPPYPDWAGDVPVLTKRVIDAASDTGATVIVPGNVYVFGEDTPGPWSGGTPHQATNPLGRIRIDMEEAYRASTVRTILLRAGDFIDTNASGNWFDQVMIKRLSRSQFVYPGDPEAPHAWAFLPDLARAAVALAEIREDLPRFCDVPFDGFTLTGVQIAQTLSQVTGRTVSVQRMKWWPLQVARPFWRMAPCLIEMRYLWHVPHQLDGGYMRELLGSFPKSNLEDALRSAIPPQCAASSTKAGNMGEVLG, from the coding sequence ATGGCACAAACAGCACTGGTACTGGGGGCATCGGGGCGCTTTGGACGCAATGCAGCACTGGCATTCAGGCACGCGGGCTGGGATGTGACAGAGTTTGACCGCAGGTCTGGTACGCTGTCACAGGCAGCGCGCGGCGTGGATGTCATCGTGAACGGATGGAACCCGCCCTATCCCGATTGGGCGGGCGATGTGCCTGTACTGACCAAGCGGGTGATAGATGCGGCGTCAGATACGGGGGCGACCGTGATTGTGCCGGGGAATGTCTACGTATTTGGCGAGGATACGCCGGGCCCATGGTCGGGCGGGACCCCGCATCAGGCCACCAATCCTCTGGGCCGGATCCGGATCGACATGGAAGAGGCCTATCGCGCGTCGACGGTGCGCACCATCCTGTTGCGTGCCGGGGACTTCATTGACACCAATGCGTCCGGGAACTGGTTCGATCAGGTCATGATCAAGCGCCTTTCGCGTAGTCAGTTCGTTTATCCCGGTGATCCGGAGGCGCCGCACGCTTGGGCTTTTCTGCCTGACCTGGCCCGCGCTGCCGTCGCACTGGCTGAGATTCGCGAAGACCTCCCCCGTTTCTGCGATGTTCCATTCGACGGGTTTACTTTGACCGGGGTTCAGATCGCACAAACCCTCTCGCAGGTTACGGGTCGGACGGTTTCTGTACAGCGCATGAAATGGTGGCCTTTGCAGGTGGCGCGCCCTTTCTGGCGTATGGCCCCCTGCTTGATTGAGATGCGATACCTCTGGCACGTGCCACATCAACTGGATGGCGGCTATATGAGAGAATTGCTGGGCTCGTTTCCCAAATCGAACTTGGAGGATGCCTTGCGTTCGGCAATTCCGCCCCAATGTGCCGCATCATCGACAAAAGCTGGGAATATGGGCGAGGTTTTAGGGTAG
- the leuD gene encoding 3-isopropylmalate dehydratase small subunit produces the protein MEKFEKVHGVAAPMPLINIDTDMIIPKVHLKTIKRSGLGVVLFDEMRYHDDGQENEEFVLNMPAYREAEILVAGDNFGCGSSREHAPWAIRDFGIKVVISTSFADIFFNNCFKNGILPIVVEEEHHAILMEDAHKGENARITVHLEDQQITTSDGVVIEFDIDPHRKHCLLNGLDDIGLTMEKDHHIDKFEDHASQARPWV, from the coding sequence ATGGAAAAGTTTGAAAAAGTCCACGGGGTGGCCGCCCCGATGCCATTGATCAACATCGACACCGATATGATCATTCCCAAAGTGCATCTGAAAACCATCAAACGGTCCGGCCTCGGCGTCGTGCTGTTTGATGAAATGCGCTATCATGATGACGGGCAGGAGAATGAAGAGTTCGTCCTGAACATGCCCGCCTATCGTGAGGCCGAGATTCTGGTCGCCGGCGACAATTTCGGCTGCGGCTCGTCTCGCGAACACGCGCCTTGGGCAATCAGGGATTTCGGCATCAAGGTCGTGATCTCAACCAGCTTCGCCGACATCTTCTTCAACAACTGCTTCAAGAACGGCATCCTGCCGATCGTGGTTGAAGAAGAACATCACGCGATCCTGATGGAAGACGCACATAAGGGTGAGAACGCCCGCATAACCGTGCACCTTGAAGATCAGCAGATCACCACTTCGGACGGGGTTGTGATCGAATTCGACATCGACCCGCACCGCAAGCACTGCCTGCTGAACGGGCTGGACGATATTGGTCTGACCATGGAGAAAGATCACCACATCGACAAATTCGAAGATCACGCAAGTCAGGCCCGCCCCTGGGTGTGA
- a CDS encoding LysR family transcriptional regulator, translating to MDKALTHADWSLIQCFLAVAETGSLSAAARHLNRSQPTLGRQVQNLEDELGVSLFDRHARGLKLSEAGSQLLPMAQQMHSAMTAFSLAAAGQSQQLEGSVRITASVFASHHLLPPILASIRKQEPTIQLELVATDTTENLLYREADIAVRMYRPAQVDLISRYLGDVPLCFCAAKSYLDRKGRPKTPEELFTHDLVGFDANQEIIKAMREKGWPASRDSFATRCDLQSAYWELIRAGCGIGFSQVQVAEADPDVEILPLDVDIPILPVWLAAPQAMRQTPRIRRVWDLLAEGLKAAL from the coding sequence ATGGACAAAGCACTGACACATGCAGATTGGTCTCTGATCCAATGCTTTCTGGCCGTGGCCGAGACGGGATCGCTGTCTGCCGCCGCACGACATCTCAATCGCAGCCAACCCACTTTGGGGCGGCAGGTCCAAAACCTCGAGGACGAGCTGGGTGTCTCCCTTTTCGATCGCCACGCCCGCGGTCTGAAGCTCAGCGAAGCGGGCTCACAGCTTTTGCCGATGGCCCAGCAGATGCACAGCGCCATGACCGCGTTCAGTCTTGCCGCTGCGGGGCAATCGCAACAGCTTGAAGGCTCGGTGCGTATCACCGCATCGGTCTTTGCCTCGCATCACCTGCTGCCACCGATACTGGCGTCCATCCGCAAGCAGGAACCCACGATTCAGCTTGAACTGGTGGCCACCGACACCACCGAGAATCTGCTCTATCGCGAGGCGGATATCGCCGTGCGTATGTATCGCCCTGCGCAGGTGGATCTCATTTCCCGCTATCTCGGGGATGTGCCGCTGTGTTTTTGTGCCGCCAAGTCCTATCTGGACCGGAAGGGGCGCCCCAAGACGCCGGAAGAACTGTTTACGCATGACCTGGTGGGATTTGACGCGAACCAGGAGATCATCAAGGCCATGCGGGAAAAGGGTTGGCCAGCCAGCCGGGACAGCTTTGCCACCCGCTGTGACCTGCAAAGCGCCTATTGGGAACTGATCCGGGCGGGCTGTGGCATAGGTTTCAGTCAGGTACAGGTTGCCGAAGCCGACCCCGACGTGGAAATTCTGCCGCTGGATGTGGACATCCCGATTCTACCCGTGTGGCTGGCCGCACCTCAGGCCATGCGCCAGACCCCGCGCATCCGCAGGGTCTGGGACTTGTTGGCTGAAGGGCTCAAAGCCGCTCTTTGA
- a CDS encoding endonuclease/exonuclease/phosphatase family protein — protein MIRALALLLLPFSAQAEVYRIATYNTELSRNGPGLLLRDIQRDDAQVRAVVDVITAARPDTIALQGIDWDLDGAALSALSEKLRDAGLDFPYHFSARPNAGLETPLDLDGDGQTQGPGDAQGWGKFTGHGGVAVLSRFEILTDHVQDYSGLLWKDLPGATLPSKNGLPFPSEAAHEAQRLSSTVHWVLPIKTPHGRLSLMTFHATPPVFDGPEDRNRLRNRDEIRFWSVLLNGGLGPVPRGPFVIAGDANLDLTRGEGHKLAIRTLLNSSHVQDLVPADPLGSSATVDWKATGEMRVDYVLPSSDLQISETGVVWPEEGDGLNDSAQRASRHRLVWVDIILP, from the coding sequence ATGATCCGTGCCCTTGCTTTGCTGCTGCTGCCTTTCTCGGCACAGGCAGAGGTTTATCGCATCGCCACCTACAACACTGAACTCAGCAGAAATGGACCCGGTCTTCTGCTGCGCGACATCCAGCGGGACGATGCGCAGGTTCGCGCCGTCGTCGATGTCATTACAGCGGCACGACCTGACACAATTGCCCTGCAGGGCATCGACTGGGATCTGGACGGCGCAGCCCTAAGCGCCCTGTCCGAGAAACTGCGCGATGCGGGTCTGGATTTCCCCTATCACTTTTCCGCTCGACCAAATGCAGGGTTGGAAACACCGCTGGATCTGGACGGCGATGGCCAAACGCAAGGTCCCGGCGACGCGCAGGGCTGGGGGAAGTTCACGGGCCACGGAGGAGTGGCGGTGTTGTCCCGTTTCGAAATCCTGACCGATCACGTTCAGGATTACTCCGGTCTTCTGTGGAAAGACCTGCCTGGGGCCACTTTACCAAGCAAAAACGGCCTTCCCTTCCCATCTGAAGCGGCGCACGAGGCTCAGCGCCTGTCCTCAACTGTGCATTGGGTGCTTCCAATCAAAACCCCGCATGGGCGCCTCAGCCTGATGACCTTTCACGCTACCCCACCCGTTTTTGACGGCCCCGAAGATCGCAATCGTCTGCGCAACAGGGATGAAATTCGCTTTTGGTCGGTTTTGCTGAACGGCGGTCTAGGGCCAGTTCCCAGAGGCCCGTTCGTGATCGCCGGAGACGCCAATCTCGACCTGACCCGCGGAGAAGGCCACAAGCTTGCCATTCGCACCCTTTTGAACAGTTCCCATGTGCAAGATCTGGTGCCGGCAGACCCGTTGGGTTCATCAGCTACAGTCGATTGGAAAGCCACCGGAGAAATGCGCGTTGATTACGTGTTGCCGTCCAGCGATCTGCAAATCTCAGAAACTGGTGTTGTTTGGCCCGAGGAAGGCGACGGGTTAAACGACAGCGCCCAACGCGCCAGCAGGCATCGATTGGTCTGGGTTGACATAATCCTACCCTAA
- the leuC gene encoding 3-isopropylmalate dehydratase large subunit, whose translation MSPKTLYDKIWDAHVAHEADDGTCLLYIDRHLVHEVTSPQAFEGLRMAGRPVRAPEKTIAVPDHNVPTTADRVNGIENPESRIQVEALDKNAKDFGIHYYPVNDVRQGIVHIVGPEQGWTLPGMTVVCGDSHTATHGAFGALAHGIGTSEVEHVLATQTLIQKKSKNMKVEITGKLQPGVTAKDITLAVIGETGTAGGTGYVIEYCGEAIRNLSMEGRMTVCNMAIEGGARAGLIAPDETTFEYVKGRPHAPKGAQWEAALNWWKTLYTDEDAHFDKVINLRGEDIAPVVTWGTSPEDVLPITATVPQPEDFEGGKVEAARRSIEYMGLKAGQKLSDVEIDTVFIGSCTNGRIEDLRAAAKILKGKKIKDGMRAMVVPGSGLVRAQAEEEGLADIFKEAGFEWRLAGCSMCLAMNPDQLQPGERCAATSNRNFEGRQGRGGRTHLLSPAMAAAAAITGRLTDVRELM comes from the coding sequence ATGTCCCCCAAAACACTCTATGACAAGATCTGGGATGCCCATGTCGCGCACGAAGCCGATGATGGAACCTGCCTGCTTTATATCGACCGCCATCTGGTGCACGAAGTCACCAGCCCGCAAGCCTTTGAAGGGCTTCGCATGGCGGGTCGTCCAGTACGCGCGCCGGAAAAGACCATCGCCGTGCCGGACCACAACGTTCCGACCACAGCGGATCGGGTGAACGGGATCGAAAACCCCGAATCACGCATTCAGGTCGAAGCGCTGGACAAGAACGCCAAGGATTTCGGCATTCACTATTACCCGGTGAATGACGTTCGTCAGGGCATCGTGCACATCGTCGGCCCCGAACAGGGCTGGACCCTGCCCGGCATGACCGTTGTTTGTGGCGACAGCCACACCGCCACCCACGGCGCGTTTGGTGCTTTGGCCCACGGCATCGGCACGTCCGAGGTTGAACATGTTCTGGCCACGCAAACCCTGATCCAGAAGAAATCCAAGAACATGAAGGTGGAAATCACCGGCAAGCTGCAGCCGGGTGTGACCGCCAAGGATATAACTCTGGCCGTGATTGGTGAAACCGGCACTGCTGGCGGCACCGGCTATGTCATCGAATATTGCGGCGAAGCCATCCGCAACCTGTCGATGGAAGGCCGCATGACCGTCTGCAACATGGCCATCGAAGGCGGCGCACGCGCGGGCCTGATCGCACCGGATGAAACCACGTTCGAATATGTCAAAGGCCGTCCACATGCCCCCAAGGGCGCGCAGTGGGAGGCCGCTCTGAACTGGTGGAAAACGCTCTATACCGATGAAGACGCGCATTTCGACAAGGTCATCAACCTGCGCGGCGAAGACATCGCGCCTGTCGTCACCTGGGGCACCAGCCCCGAGGATGTACTGCCCATCACAGCAACAGTGCCGCAACCCGAGGATTTCGAAGGCGGCAAGGTCGAGGCGGCCCGCCGATCAATCGAATACATGGGTCTGAAAGCCGGTCAAAAACTCAGCGACGTGGAAATCGACACGGTGTTCATCGGTTCCTGCACCAATGGCCGGATCGAAGACCTGCGTGCCGCGGCAAAGATCCTCAAAGGCAAGAAGATCAAGGACGGCATGCGCGCCATGGTCGTGCCAGGATCAGGCCTGGTCCGTGCTCAGGCCGAAGAAGAAGGCCTGGCCGACATCTTCAAAGAGGCCGGCTTCGAATGGCGTCTGGCCGGATGTTCGATGTGTCTGGCGATGAACCCGGACCAGTTGCAACCGGGTGAACGCTGTGCCGCCACCTCGAACCGCAACTTCGAGGGCCGTCAGGGTCGCGGCGGGCGCACACATCTGCTGAGCCCGGCGATGGCTGCCGCAGCGGCAATCACGGGACGGCTGACAGACGTCCGTGAATTGATGTAA
- the leuB gene encoding 3-isopropylmalate dehydrogenase, translating into MSNPSLLILPGDGIGPEVMAEVRRIIDWFGTNRGLQFDVSEDLVGGAAYDAHGKPLSDETMAKAQEVDAVLLGAVGGPKYDDLDFSLKPERGLLRLRKEMDLYSNLRPAQCFDALADFSSLKKDIVAGLDIMIVRELTSGVYFGEPRGIFEEGNERVGINTQRYTESEIERVARSAFELAMRRNKKLCSMEKANVMESGILWREVVNRVAADYPEVELSHMYADNGAMQLVRAPKQFDVILTDNLFGDILSDCAAMLTGSLGMLPSASLGAPMANGRPKAMYEPVHGSAPDIAGQGKANPIACILSFAMALRYSFDHGEEADRLEAAIEKVLADGVRTGDLLADEGVQPVSTTEMGDAILAALDASV; encoded by the coding sequence ATGTCCAACCCTTCGCTCCTTATCCTGCCCGGAGACGGAATTGGCCCGGAAGTCATGGCCGAAGTGCGCAGAATCATCGATTGGTTCGGCACCAATCGCGGTCTTCAATTTGACGTGAGCGAGGATCTGGTCGGCGGTGCGGCCTATGACGCCCACGGCAAGCCTCTGTCCGATGAGACGATGGCCAAGGCGCAGGAGGTTGACGCGGTTCTGCTGGGCGCTGTCGGCGGTCCGAAATACGACGATCTGGATTTCAGCCTGAAGCCCGAGCGCGGGTTGCTGCGCCTGCGCAAGGAAATGGACCTGTATTCGAACCTGCGCCCGGCCCAGTGCTTTGACGCGCTGGCTGACTTCTCTTCGCTGAAAAAAGACATCGTTGCCGGTCTCGATATCATGATCGTGCGCGAACTGACCTCGGGTGTTTATTTCGGGGAACCGCGCGGCATCTTCGAAGAAGGCAATGAACGCGTTGGCATCAACACCCAGCGCTACACCGAATCCGAGATCGAACGGGTTGCGCGCTCGGCCTTCGAACTGGCGATGCGCCGGAACAAAAAACTGTGCTCGATGGAAAAAGCCAACGTGATGGAATCGGGCATCCTGTGGCGCGAAGTCGTCAACCGCGTTGCCGCTGATTACCCCGAGGTCGAACTGAGCCATATGTACGCTGACAACGGTGCCATGCAGCTGGTGCGCGCACCCAAGCAGTTTGACGTGATCCTGACCGACAACCTGTTCGGCGACATCCTGTCCGACTGCGCCGCGATGCTGACCGGGTCTCTGGGTATGCTGCCGTCAGCGTCGCTGGGCGCTCCGATGGCCAATGGACGCCCCAAGGCGATGTACGAGCCCGTACACGGGTCTGCCCCCGATATCGCAGGTCAGGGCAAAGCCAACCCGATCGCCTGTATCCTCAGCTTTGCGATGGCTCTGCGTTACAGCTTTGATCACGGCGAAGAAGCAGATCGTCTGGAAGCAGCGATCGAAAAAGTTCTGGCCGACGGTGTGCGCACCGGCGACCTGCTGGCGGATGAGGGCGTTCAGCCCGTGTCGACCACCGAAATGGGCGACGCGATCCTCGCAGCTTTGGACGCAAGCGTCTAA